A window of Akkermansia muciniphila contains these coding sequences:
- the lysA gene encoding diaminopimelate decarboxylase, whose amino-acid sequence MHSFAYKNGTLYCENVNLQELADKEGTPLYVYSKQTILNHFHRLREALAPLNAEVAYAVKASSNIAILNLMARNGAGFDIVSGGELFRVLKAGGDPAKCTYAGVGKTEQEIRYALEQGIYCFNVESEAELRAIDAIAASMGVKAPVAVRVNPNVEAGTHKYITTGKAENKFGVDFELIEPLYEMAARELPHLQLKGLQMHIGSQLTQAKPFMEAVRKVAPLAASLKEKHGIEFFSIGGGIGIVYQDTLDSGVQEWWNEDCAQLTLSTYAQAVVPTLQPLGLHIIVEPGRLIVGNAGALITRCLYEKTGKAKTFKIVDAGMNDLIRPALYQGYHEIIPVKEHLSESCITTDVVGPICESGDFLAQNRDMTDVRQGELLAVLSAGAYGFSMSSNYNSRPMAEEVLVDGNQWNIIRSRQTWEDLIRGESIPE is encoded by the coding sequence ATGCATTCATTCGCATACAAAAACGGCACGCTCTACTGTGAAAACGTCAACCTCCAGGAACTGGCGGACAAGGAAGGGACGCCCCTGTACGTTTACAGCAAGCAGACCATCCTGAACCATTTCCACCGCCTCCGGGAAGCCCTGGCGCCCCTTAACGCGGAAGTGGCCTACGCCGTCAAGGCCAGCTCCAACATCGCCATCCTGAACCTCATGGCCCGCAACGGCGCGGGGTTCGACATCGTTTCCGGCGGCGAGCTCTTCCGCGTTCTCAAGGCAGGGGGCGATCCTGCCAAATGCACTTATGCCGGGGTGGGAAAAACGGAGCAGGAAATCCGCTACGCCCTGGAACAGGGAATTTACTGCTTCAACGTGGAATCGGAGGCGGAACTGCGCGCCATTGACGCCATTGCCGCGTCCATGGGAGTGAAAGCCCCGGTAGCCGTGCGCGTCAATCCCAACGTGGAGGCGGGAACGCACAAATACATCACCACCGGCAAGGCTGAAAACAAATTCGGCGTGGACTTTGAACTCATTGAACCTCTATACGAGATGGCGGCCCGTGAGCTCCCGCACCTCCAGCTGAAAGGCCTGCAAATGCACATCGGCTCCCAGCTCACCCAGGCGAAACCCTTCATGGAAGCCGTCAGAAAAGTGGCTCCGCTTGCCGCCTCGCTAAAAGAAAAACACGGCATTGAATTCTTCTCCATCGGCGGCGGCATCGGCATCGTTTACCAGGACACGCTGGATTCCGGCGTGCAGGAATGGTGGAACGAAGACTGCGCCCAGCTCACGCTGAGCACCTACGCCCAGGCCGTCGTGCCCACCCTGCAGCCTCTGGGGCTGCACATCATCGTGGAACCGGGGCGCCTCATCGTGGGGAATGCCGGCGCGCTCATTACCCGCTGCCTGTATGAAAAAACGGGAAAGGCCAAGACCTTTAAAATTGTGGATGCGGGCATGAACGACCTCATCCGCCCGGCCCTGTACCAGGGCTACCATGAAATCATCCCGGTAAAGGAACACCTCTCCGAATCCTGCATCACCACGGACGTCGTGGGCCCCATCTGTGAATCCGGTGACTTCCTGGCCCAGAACAGGGACATGACGGACGTGCGCCAGGGAGAGCTCCTGGCCGTGCTGTCCGCCGGCGCCTATGGTTTTTCCATGTCCTCCAACTACAATTCCCGCCCCATGGCGGAAGAAGTGCTGGTGGACGGAAACCAGTGGAACATCATCCGCAGCCGCCAGACCTGGGAAGACCTAATCCGGGGAGAATCCATTCCGGAATAA
- a CDS encoding beta-N-acetylhexosaminidase — protein MFSKIPFLAAGLLSASAAFSLPSKPVQGDPAIIPLPSALDVEKNKPGFLVNNTLPVSKAGDKSCIASFVTGFSNNTHQIKVSPAPSATNAVQILLKKDASLSPEWYSIKVSTQGVTVSCTSPAGAFYAAQTLKQSLEKDAAGHWALPCMTITDSPRFTWRGIMIDSGRNPRSIEELKTIIDLLARYKVNTIHWHLTEDQGWRLEIKKYPRLTSIGATRPESPIPGNRNKGDGKPFTFFYTQKEVKELVDYAKRRHITIVPEIETPGHAAAAITAYPEFGNKDIPGYKPRVATRWGILPFTFSPTEPTFKFIDGILEEVCQLFPDSPYIHIGGDEAPKQQWKNSPQAQEVMKKNGLKNEQELQSYFVHRVEKLVNARGKQIIGWDEIREGGLSKTATLMVWHDPGIAREAIKHGNKVIMTPFESTYLIRQEGPHPEGPEYEMATFSTIPLQKVYNMNPVPKGLTPEQEKNILGVQGSCWSEYMTTLAKWQYMVFPRMFAIAELGWTQPGRKDFTDFKGRLDRHKPFLDALRVNYRTDSGEPAQPEAKMIRE, from the coding sequence ATGTTTTCCAAAATCCCCTTTCTGGCCGCCGGCCTCCTGTCCGCGTCCGCCGCCTTCTCCCTGCCCTCCAAACCCGTACAGGGCGACCCGGCCATCATCCCCCTTCCATCCGCGCTGGATGTGGAAAAAAACAAACCGGGATTTCTGGTCAACAACACGCTGCCCGTTTCCAAAGCGGGAGACAAGAGCTGCATTGCCTCCTTCGTGACAGGGTTCTCCAACAACACTCATCAAATCAAGGTCAGCCCGGCCCCCTCCGCAACCAATGCCGTGCAGATTCTTCTGAAAAAAGACGCTTCCCTGTCTCCGGAATGGTACTCCATCAAGGTCTCCACGCAGGGTGTCACCGTCTCATGCACATCTCCCGCCGGAGCTTTCTATGCGGCGCAGACCCTCAAGCAGTCTCTGGAAAAGGATGCCGCCGGCCACTGGGCCCTTCCCTGCATGACCATCACGGACAGCCCGCGTTTCACCTGGCGCGGCATCATGATTGACAGCGGCCGCAACCCCCGTTCCATTGAGGAGCTGAAAACCATCATTGACCTGCTCGCCCGCTACAAGGTAAACACCATCCACTGGCACCTGACGGAAGACCAGGGATGGCGGCTGGAAATCAAAAAATATCCCAGGCTCACCTCCATCGGCGCCACCCGCCCGGAAAGCCCCATTCCCGGCAACCGCAACAAGGGGGACGGCAAGCCCTTCACCTTCTTCTACACCCAGAAGGAAGTGAAGGAACTGGTGGACTATGCCAAACGCAGGCACATCACCATCGTGCCGGAAATAGAAACGCCGGGACACGCCGCGGCCGCCATCACGGCCTATCCCGAATTCGGCAACAAGGACATTCCCGGCTACAAGCCCCGGGTGGCGACGCGCTGGGGCATTCTCCCCTTCACGTTCAGTCCCACGGAACCCACCTTCAAATTCATTGACGGCATTCTGGAAGAAGTCTGCCAGCTCTTTCCGGATTCCCCCTACATCCACATAGGCGGAGACGAAGCCCCCAAGCAGCAGTGGAAAAACTCCCCCCAGGCCCAGGAGGTGATGAAGAAAAACGGCCTGAAAAACGAACAGGAACTCCAAAGCTACTTCGTCCACCGCGTGGAAAAACTCGTCAACGCGCGCGGCAAGCAGATCATTGGCTGGGATGAAATCCGGGAAGGCGGCCTTTCCAAGACGGCCACCCTGATGGTCTGGCACGATCCCGGCATTGCCAGGGAAGCCATCAAGCACGGAAACAAGGTGATCATGACCCCCTTTGAAAGCACGTACCTGATCCGGCAGGAAGGGCCGCATCCCGAAGGCCCCGAATATGAAATGGCGACTTTCTCCACCATTCCGCTGCAAAAAGTCTATAACATGAATCCCGTCCCGAAAGGCCTCACCCCGGAACAGGAAAAGAACATCCTGGGCGTGCAGGGAAGCTGCTGGAGCGAATACATGACCACGCTGGCCAAATGGCAGTACATGGTCTTTCCGCGCATGTTCGCCATCGCAGAGCTGGGCTGGACGCAGCCCGGCCGCAAGGATTTTACGGATTTCAAGGGGCGCCTGGACAGGCACAAGCCTTTTCTGGACGCGCTGCGCGTCAACTACCGGACGGACTCCGGGGAACCGGCGCAGCCGGAGGCAAAAATGATCCGTGAATGA
- the fbaA gene encoding class II fructose-bisphosphate aldolase: protein MPIATPEQYITMLETAKKEGYAYPAVNVTTIEVINGALRAFSEAKSDGIIQVSIGGGKFASGTSIGNSALGAIVLAEATRRLAEKHNVLVALHTDHCQPEHVDTFLRPLIAESRRRVERGEAPLFNSHMLDASTLPMAENLKLSRELLKECAELGIVLEIEIGVVGGEEDGVDNSGHPADKLYTSPEDMLMTYEALAPLGKFMLAATFGNVHGVYKPGHVKLKPSILRDGQEAVVAKHGEAARMPLVFHGGSGSELSDIREAVSYGVVKMNIDTDTQYAFTRPIVSHMCEHINGVLKIDGEVGNKKDYDPRSYLAKGEKGVAARLQEAADNLMSAGKTLFGKI, encoded by the coding sequence ATGCCAATAGCCACACCAGAACAATACATCACCATGCTTGAAACGGCCAAGAAGGAAGGCTATGCCTACCCCGCCGTCAACGTGACCACGATCGAAGTGATCAACGGCGCTCTCCGCGCCTTCTCCGAAGCCAAAAGCGACGGCATCATCCAGGTCTCCATCGGCGGCGGCAAATTCGCCTCCGGCACCTCCATCGGCAATTCCGCCCTTGGCGCCATTGTTCTGGCGGAAGCCACGCGCCGCCTGGCTGAAAAGCACAACGTGCTCGTAGCCCTGCACACGGACCACTGCCAGCCCGAACACGTGGACACCTTCCTGCGCCCCCTGATCGCTGAATCCCGCCGCCGCGTGGAACGCGGTGAAGCCCCCCTCTTCAACTCCCACATGCTGGACGCTTCCACCCTGCCCATGGCTGAAAACCTCAAGCTCTCCCGGGAACTGCTGAAGGAATGCGCCGAACTGGGCATCGTCCTTGAAATCGAAATCGGCGTCGTGGGCGGCGAAGAAGACGGCGTGGACAACTCCGGCCACCCTGCCGACAAGCTTTACACCTCCCCGGAAGACATGCTGATGACGTATGAAGCCCTGGCCCCCCTCGGCAAATTCATGCTGGCCGCCACCTTCGGCAACGTGCACGGCGTCTACAAGCCCGGCCACGTCAAGCTGAAGCCCAGCATCCTGCGCGACGGCCAGGAAGCCGTGGTCGCCAAGCACGGCGAAGCGGCCCGCATGCCCCTCGTCTTCCACGGCGGTTCCGGCTCCGAACTCTCCGACATCCGCGAAGCCGTTTCCTACGGCGTGGTCAAGATGAACATCGACACCGATACGCAGTACGCCTTCACCCGCCCGATCGTCTCCCACATGTGCGAACACATCAACGGAGTGCTCAAGATTGACGGAGAAGTGGGCAACAAGAAGGACTACGATCCCCGTTCCTACCTCGCCAAGGGTGAAAAGGGAGTCGCCGCCCGCCTTCAGGAAGCCGCAGACAACCTCATGTCCGCCGGCAAGACCCTCTTCGGCAAGATATAA
- a CDS encoding aldo/keto reductase, protein MNDLPCITLKNGVAIPAIGLGPGYLSPYVDLNSSSDRTRGKGLAGMWKRAIKRYRHHHLGCKYFERVQGALEQGFRLLDYKPRYGSEHVIAKVMNECGIPREKLFLSSSAWHSALISGDVRASLMETLSNLKTEYLDLYMLPWPQGKYVEAFFSMQELQEEGYIRCLGVGNFHIQHLERLEKELGILPDVNQIEIHPLLTKKHVLEYCRDKSITVESYSPIARHDFRLFQYDILHRIAEHHHKSAVQVILRWHVQQGLIPIIKTLNPYHQREALQLGDFELSRQEMDIIDSFNINSCLWFDPDNHPNVKTFDYHP, encoded by the coding sequence ATGAATGATCTTCCCTGCATCACCCTGAAAAATGGAGTGGCTATTCCAGCCATTGGACTTGGACCCGGCTATCTTTCACCATACGTGGATTTGAATTCCTCTTCAGACCGTACCCGAGGGAAAGGCCTAGCAGGAATGTGGAAGAGAGCCATCAAACGCTATAGGCACCATCACTTGGGATGTAAATATTTTGAAAGGGTTCAGGGAGCACTGGAACAAGGATTCCGGCTTTTGGACTATAAGCCCCGGTACGGCAGTGAACATGTTATTGCTAAAGTTATGAATGAGTGCGGTATTCCACGTGAAAAGCTGTTCCTGTCCTCAAGTGCATGGCATTCCGCATTAATATCCGGCGATGTAAGAGCCAGCTTGATGGAAACCTTGTCCAATTTGAAGACAGAATACTTGGATCTTTACATGCTTCCGTGGCCCCAGGGAAAATATGTGGAGGCGTTTTTCTCTATGCAGGAATTGCAGGAGGAGGGATATATTCGGTGCCTGGGAGTCGGGAATTTCCATATCCAGCACTTGGAGCGGCTGGAGAAGGAGCTTGGCATTTTGCCGGATGTTAACCAGATAGAAATCCATCCCTTGCTGACCAAAAAGCATGTGCTCGAATATTGCAGGGACAAATCCATTACAGTAGAGAGCTATTCTCCCATAGCCCGCCATGATTTCAGGCTTTTCCAGTACGATATTTTGCACAGGATAGCGGAGCATCATCATAAGTCGGCGGTTCAGGTCATTTTGCGGTGGCATGTTCAACAAGGTCTTATTCCTATCATCAAGACATTGAATCCGTATCACCAGCGGGAAGCTCTCCAGCTGGGAGATTTTGAACTTTCCAGACAGGAGATGGATATTATTGATAGCTTCAATATCAATTCGTGCCTGTGGTTTGATCCTGATAATCACCCTAATGTAAAAACATTTGATTATCATCCCTGA
- a CDS encoding sugar-transfer associated ATP-grasp domain-containing protein — translation MNCIRRLFSSKKRLKGHQDEIRRYVESLNFDEYSFYPEESRKSRKQMMEEIIQIYREGGEWNIEDAYVHYMQMGLDRESSCVQEFVFQREFDMARDSRHITLAHMLDYKDVTARYLSNARLPVSVPLGIVDGEGIFHYNCLNIPFAEWLHSCNIPLFLKPQDGVQGRKCFELEMQNREGVLSLLLNGLPAERGEMEHQAANHLVEAKIVQHPEMDVLYPEAVNTIRFVTLSDSEGIYIYTQFLLVGSNGSNLSNGRTGGIGVGIDRTGMLNTKGHRNLKSCFGKFHGHPDTGIPFAGFQIPFFEESCQLALDAHQLFPGIHSIGWDIAVTPEGPVIIEANRDWGTLLHEAIYGGDRERFTEIFCRTAQIGLH, via the coding sequence ATGAATTGCATCCGTCGCTTATTTTCATCAAAAAAGCGTTTGAAAGGGCATCAGGACGAAATTCGTCGGTATGTGGAATCCCTGAATTTTGATGAGTATTCCTTTTATCCTGAGGAATCCCGGAAAAGCAGGAAACAGATGATGGAGGAGATCATTCAGATTTACCGGGAAGGTGGGGAATGGAACATTGAAGACGCCTATGTCCATTACATGCAAATGGGATTGGATCGGGAATCTTCGTGCGTGCAGGAGTTTGTTTTCCAGAGGGAATTTGATATGGCTCGCGATTCCCGGCATATTACCTTGGCCCACATGCTGGATTACAAGGATGTAACGGCCCGGTATTTGTCCAATGCCCGGTTGCCTGTTTCCGTTCCTTTGGGTATTGTAGACGGTGAAGGCATCTTTCATTACAACTGCTTAAATATTCCTTTTGCAGAATGGCTTCATTCCTGCAATATTCCTCTGTTTTTGAAGCCTCAGGATGGTGTTCAGGGAAGAAAATGTTTTGAGTTGGAAATGCAAAACAGGGAAGGGGTGCTTAGTCTGCTGTTGAACGGCCTGCCCGCGGAACGTGGGGAAATGGAACATCAGGCGGCAAATCATCTGGTGGAGGCGAAGATTGTTCAGCATCCGGAAATGGATGTATTATATCCTGAGGCTGTTAATACGATAAGATTTGTCACTCTTTCTGATTCAGAAGGAATTTATATTTATACCCAGTTTCTGCTGGTTGGCTCTAATGGCAGCAATCTTTCTAATGGCCGTACGGGAGGAATTGGCGTTGGAATAGACAGGACTGGGATGTTAAATACAAAAGGCCACAGGAATTTAAAATCATGTTTTGGGAAATTTCATGGACATCCTGATACCGGAATTCCTTTTGCCGGATTCCAAATTCCTTTCTTTGAAGAAAGCTGTCAATTGGCGCTGGATGCCCATCAATTGTTTCCCGGGATTCATTCCATAGGGTGGGATATTGCCGTTACGCCTGAAGGACCTGTTATTATTGAAGCCAACCGGGATTGGGGAACCTTGCTTCATGAAGCCATTTATGGTGGAGACAGGGAACGTTTTACTGAAATATTCTGCCGTACTGCACAGATAGGACTACACTAG
- a CDS encoding polysaccharide pyruvyl transferase family protein, with protein sequence MMELLRELGPFHYMMNQGNVGDALIAASTVALFEREGLEFSSCGPELPAGKEEITLVYGGGGGFVPYFGMLPHYVRLFSDPHLRRCVILPQSFRDCDELVDVLDERFTVFCRERASYDYCLSRNGKARFMLADDMALAAEPEMLKKRPVRLPFLEMEERAWGKCMKKDTKTSLVTLPGAGKLAVCLRSDPESTGHAQSLKELPLNTDLSAYSVRVIDEVEHAFAYARWLLKALDQPDVILTDRLHLGISGALLGKEVFLMDNVYGKISGIYELSLRERFPRVHLLNELSEFPWLDKVLAAPDMDRCREKKAAHARRTGKAAALFKYLYYRKEENGMLRIKVCGLRVYKKRLGHPPVGKTGTPSF encoded by the coding sequence ATGATGGAGCTTCTGCGTGAGCTGGGGCCATTCCATTATATGATGAACCAGGGGAATGTGGGGGATGCCCTGATTGCCGCTTCCACGGTTGCCCTGTTTGAAAGGGAGGGACTGGAGTTCAGTTCATGCGGGCCGGAACTCCCTGCCGGAAAGGAAGAAATAACGCTGGTTTACGGCGGCGGGGGAGGTTTTGTCCCTTATTTTGGCATGCTGCCTCATTACGTGCGCCTTTTTTCGGATCCGCATCTCCGGAGGTGTGTGATCCTGCCGCAGAGCTTCAGGGATTGTGATGAACTGGTGGATGTGCTGGATGAACGTTTTACCGTATTTTGCCGGGAACGGGCCAGTTATGATTACTGCCTGTCACGGAATGGAAAGGCCCGGTTTATGCTGGCGGATGACATGGCCCTGGCCGCGGAGCCGGAGATGCTGAAGAAACGGCCTGTCAGGCTGCCTTTTCTGGAGATGGAGGAACGGGCGTGGGGAAAATGCATGAAAAAGGATACCAAAACTTCCCTGGTGACGCTCCCCGGCGCCGGAAAGCTCGCTGTCTGCCTACGGAGTGACCCGGAAAGTACCGGCCATGCTCAATCCCTGAAGGAACTTCCTTTGAATACGGACCTTTCCGCGTATTCCGTACGCGTAATTGATGAAGTGGAACACGCTTTTGCCTATGCCCGCTGGCTTTTGAAGGCGCTGGACCAGCCTGACGTCATTTTAACGGACAGGTTGCATCTGGGCATTTCCGGAGCCCTTCTGGGCAAGGAGGTTTTTCTGATGGATAACGTTTACGGAAAGATTTCCGGAATTTATGAATTGTCCCTGCGGGAGCGTTTTCCCCGCGTGCATCTGCTGAATGAGCTAAGTGAGTTTCCCTGGCTGGACAAGGTTTTGGCTGCTCCGGACATGGACCGCTGCCGGGAGAAAAAGGCTGCGCATGCCCGGCGGACAGGGAAGGCCGCCGCTTTGTTCAAATACCTTTATTACCGCAAGGAAGAAAACGGAATGCTTCGTATCAAGGTCTGCGGCTTGCGGGTTTACAAGAAGCGGCTGGGGCATCCCCCGGTTGGGAAGACGGGGACTCCTTCCTTTTAA
- the typA gene encoding translational GTPase TypA, producing MSDPSKFRNLAIIAHVDHGKTTLVDQLLQAGGAYRANQAVQERAMDSMDLEREKGITIKAKNTSILWNDYTINIVDTPGHADFGGEVERVMKMVDGVLLVVDAFEGPQAQTRFVLRKALQEGLMPIVVINKIDRPHADPAAVHDQVLELFLELGATDEQFEAPFVYGSARDGYFMNSMEGEPPVDCTPLLFKIVEHIPAPKDADPEGEFKMLVSNIDWDDYVGRVAIGRITSGTVKKGDTVWLHQSDGTCISGKVTRMFEYSGLGATDSAIGVAGNIVGVAGFENVNIGETLGGSAETEALPFVAIDPPTISMEFSINNGPFGGRDGKNVTSRVIRDRLMREMRTNISIQVEDTDKAGVFSVSARGAMQIAVLVETMRRENYELCVSRPTVIMKRDENDRLTEPYETIYVEVPDEHANGVMKLLHARKGQMEDMVCKEGTGHTFIQAYIPTRGIIGFEFELVNLTSGHGIFSHLFRDYGPYAGDITTRTTGTLVSMETGVSTPFALVALEERGRLFVGAQEDIYEGQIVGENPRQMDMPVNPCKEKHLNNIRSATKGDGIQLSPPVIFSLERAIEYIEPDELVEATPHFIRLRKRILNANDRVRESRKAGN from the coding sequence ATGTCAGACCCTTCCAAGTTCCGCAACCTCGCTATTATCGCTCACGTTGACCATGGGAAAACGACCCTGGTGGACCAACTTTTGCAGGCGGGGGGAGCCTACCGGGCCAACCAGGCCGTGCAGGAACGCGCCATGGATTCCATGGATCTGGAGCGTGAAAAAGGCATTACGATCAAGGCCAAGAATACTTCCATTCTCTGGAATGACTATACCATCAACATTGTGGATACCCCCGGGCACGCCGACTTCGGCGGCGAAGTGGAACGCGTGATGAAGATGGTGGACGGCGTACTGCTGGTGGTGGACGCTTTTGAAGGTCCGCAGGCCCAGACGCGCTTCGTGCTCCGCAAGGCCTTGCAGGAAGGGCTGATGCCCATTGTGGTGATCAACAAGATTGACCGTCCCCATGCGGACCCCGCCGCGGTGCATGACCAGGTGCTGGAACTCTTTTTGGAACTGGGCGCCACGGACGAACAGTTTGAAGCCCCCTTTGTATACGGTTCCGCCCGCGACGGCTATTTCATGAATTCCATGGAGGGGGAACCCCCCGTGGACTGTACGCCTCTTCTGTTCAAGATTGTGGAGCACATTCCCGCTCCGAAGGATGCCGATCCGGAAGGCGAGTTCAAGATGCTCGTTTCCAATATTGACTGGGATGACTATGTAGGCCGCGTGGCCATCGGCCGCATTACCTCAGGCACCGTGAAGAAAGGGGATACCGTCTGGCTTCATCAGAGCGACGGCACCTGCATCTCCGGCAAGGTGACCCGCATGTTTGAATATTCCGGTCTGGGCGCCACGGATTCAGCCATTGGCGTGGCGGGCAACATCGTAGGCGTGGCGGGGTTTGAAAATGTGAACATCGGGGAGACCCTGGGCGGTTCCGCAGAAACGGAAGCCCTGCCGTTCGTGGCGATTGACCCGCCCACCATCTCCATGGAATTTTCCATTAACAACGGGCCTTTCGGCGGCCGTGACGGCAAGAATGTGACTTCCCGCGTGATCCGCGACCGCCTGATGAGGGAGATGCGCACGAATATTTCCATCCAGGTGGAAGATACGGACAAGGCCGGCGTCTTTTCCGTCTCCGCCCGCGGCGCCATGCAGATTGCCGTGCTGGTGGAAACCATGCGCCGTGAAAATTATGAACTGTGCGTCTCCCGTCCCACCGTGATCATGAAGAGGGATGAGAACGACCGCCTTACGGAACCGTATGAAACGATCTACGTGGAAGTTCCGGACGAACACGCCAATGGCGTCATGAAGCTTCTTCACGCCCGCAAGGGGCAGATGGAAGACATGGTGTGCAAGGAAGGGACGGGCCATACCTTCATTCAAGCCTACATTCCTACGCGCGGCATCATCGGGTTTGAGTTTGAGCTGGTCAACCTGACGTCCGGCCACGGCATTTTCTCCCACCTGTTCCGGGATTACGGCCCTTACGCCGGGGACATCACCACGCGTACCACGGGAACGCTGGTTTCCATGGAAACGGGCGTCTCCACTCCCTTTGCGCTGGTGGCCCTGGAAGAACGAGGACGTTTGTTCGTAGGGGCCCAGGAAGATATTTACGAAGGCCAGATCGTGGGTGAAAACCCGCGCCAGATGGACATGCCGGTCAATCCGTGCAAGGAAAAGCACCTGAACAACATCCGGTCCGCCACGAAGGGTGACGGCATTCAGCTTTCCCCTCCCGTCATCTTTTCACTGGAGCGCGCCATTGAGTACATTGAGCCTGATGAACTGGTGGAAGCCACTCCCCATTTCATCCGCCTGCGCAAGCGCATCCTGAACGCCAACGACCGCGTGAGGGAATCCCGCAAGGCAGGCAACTAG
- the ilvE gene encoding branched-chain-amino-acid transaminase, protein MKIWLDGKLVEQEEAKTSVFDHGTLYGDGIFEGIRFYNKRVFRLEDHMERLYDCAHYLLLDIPYTREELSKAVCDTAAASGLKDGYIRLVVTRGIGNLGLNPFNCKRPSVFIIADKISLYDPAVYENGLALITSSVRRNRPDTLCPQVKSLNYLNNILAKMEAVRQGVAEALMLNDLGNVAECTGDNIFIVKDGAVFTPPVTDGCLDGITRRVVLEICRELQIPAEEKTMNRFTITCADECFLTGTAAECVPVTKLDAYQLGSGKIGPVTARILARFQELTQTTGTSF, encoded by the coding sequence ATGAAGATTTGGTTAGATGGAAAACTGGTGGAACAGGAGGAGGCCAAGACCTCCGTTTTTGACCACGGTACGCTCTATGGAGACGGCATTTTTGAAGGCATCCGGTTCTACAACAAGCGCGTCTTCCGCCTGGAAGACCACATGGAACGCTTGTATGACTGCGCCCATTACCTCCTGCTGGACATCCCCTATACCCGGGAAGAACTCTCCAAGGCCGTATGTGATACGGCGGCGGCCTCCGGCCTGAAAGACGGGTACATCCGCCTGGTGGTTACCCGCGGCATCGGCAACCTGGGGCTCAATCCCTTCAACTGCAAACGCCCCAGTGTCTTCATCATCGCGGATAAAATCTCCCTGTATGATCCCGCCGTGTATGAAAACGGGCTGGCTCTGATCACCAGCTCCGTACGCCGCAACCGTCCGGACACCCTCTGCCCCCAGGTCAAATCCCTCAACTATCTCAACAACATCCTGGCCAAAATGGAAGCTGTGCGCCAGGGCGTTGCGGAAGCCCTGATGCTGAATGACCTGGGCAACGTGGCCGAATGCACGGGTGACAACATCTTCATTGTGAAGGACGGAGCCGTCTTCACGCCGCCCGTCACGGACGGCTGCCTGGACGGCATCACGCGCCGCGTGGTGCTGGAAATCTGCCGGGAACTGCAAATCCCGGCGGAAGAGAAAACCATGAACCGTTTCACCATCACCTGCGCGGATGAATGCTTCCTGACCGGCACCGCAGCGGAATGCGTTCCCGTCACCAAACTGGACGCCTACCAGCTGGGTTCCGGAAAAATCGGCCCGGTGACGGCCCGCATCCTGGCCCGCTTCCAGGAACTGACCCAAACCACGGGAACGAGCTTCTGA
- a CDS encoding glycoside hydrolase family 16 protein has protein sequence MKKSLFAVLLTACLCMSGKGEDVKPPKTLPGGWVYVWGDEFNGSKIDAKKWKPELGVVRNQGSQQTYTGRPKNMRVEDGCLVLETHFEKFANINYKKSQADWIKNTKFMPYTSGSVTTIKTKNFMFGRLEVRAKVPKTKGIWPAIWLLGKNKWGWPGNGEIDMLENISQQPDVVYSTFHLSPDGVSSRDASRGGTVKIDNLSDDFHTYVMEWDKDSIKLLVDDKLVKSIDLNTTNYTKDEGNPFRTPFYLILNSAVGGTWCEKAPKDGQGYPVKFLIDYVRFYQTKEHAQQAKQFDPETGLPKKK, from the coding sequence ATGAAGAAAAGCCTGTTTGCCGTACTGTTAACCGCATGCCTCTGCATGTCCGGAAAGGGAGAAGACGTCAAGCCTCCTAAAACCCTTCCCGGCGGTTGGGTTTATGTTTGGGGGGATGAGTTTAACGGCTCCAAAATAGACGCTAAGAAGTGGAAGCCGGAATTGGGCGTGGTGCGCAACCAGGGTTCCCAGCAGACTTATACCGGGCGTCCGAAGAATATGAGGGTGGAGGACGGCTGCCTGGTGCTGGAGACCCATTTTGAAAAGTTTGCCAACATCAATTATAAAAAGAGCCAGGCGGACTGGATCAAGAATACCAAGTTCATGCCCTATACCTCCGGATCCGTCACCACTATCAAGACAAAGAACTTTATGTTCGGCCGTCTGGAAGTGCGGGCCAAAGTCCCCAAAACCAAGGGCATCTGGCCTGCCATCTGGCTGCTTGGCAAGAACAAGTGGGGCTGGCCCGGCAACGGAGAGATTGATATGCTGGAAAACATTTCCCAGCAGCCGGACGTGGTTTACTCCACCTTCCATTTAAGCCCGGATGGCGTATCCAGCAGGGATGCCTCCCGCGGGGGAACGGTGAAGATTGACAATCTTTCCGATGATTTCCATACCTATGTCATGGAGTGGGACAAGGATTCCATCAAGCTGCTGGTGGATGACAAGCTTGTGAAGTCCATTGACCTGAATACCACGAATTATACCAAGGACGAGGGCAATCCGTTCCGCACGCCGTTTTACCTGATTCTCAATTCCGCCGTGGGCGGCACCTGGTGCGAGAAAGCGCCGAAGGACGGGCAGGGTTATCCCGTGAAATTCCTGATTGATTACGTCCGGTTTTACCAGACGAAGGAGCACGCCCAGCAGGCCAAACAATTTGATCCGGAAACCGGATTGCCGAAGAAGAAATAA